Proteins from one Devosia chinhatensis genomic window:
- a CDS encoding L-aspartate oxidase, which yields MTTFDNTLYADGALVVGAGLAGLFTALKLAPRPVTVLSPKPLGTGASSAWAQGGVAAAIGKDDSPHAHAQDTEMAGAGIVDHGIATSVTAEAVARIEDLARWGTPFDRDDFGNFELGREAAHSANRIVKVEGDRAGWAIMQAIIAQVRNTPSIRVVEGITALSLARENGRVVGVYCRRLGDRYSEPVFIRARATILAAGGLGGLYAVTTNPPGVRGHAMGMAARAGAVIADPEFVQFHPTAILTHADPAPLATEALRGEGAILLNDLGERFMPAIHPDAELAPRDIVARANFRQIQSGRQVFLDTRTVLGADILTRFPTVSTYCRDAGIDPVTQMIPVTPAAHFHMGGVKVDERGRSSLPGLWVCGEASCTGLHGANRLASNSLLEAVVYGARIAEDIGGLEPARDLAPFKGIEWDEEEGNRAETVLRNTRAVQDLRGLMTDLVGVERDADGLRQALRRIADLEAHAEQVTSAYLNMTTSATLVAAAALQRTESRGGHFRTDFPEPSESWEHHTEMTLAEALAIRAEAG from the coding sequence ATGACCACGTTCGACAATACGCTTTACGCCGATGGCGCCCTCGTTGTCGGCGCCGGTCTGGCCGGTCTTTTTACCGCGCTCAAGCTCGCCCCCCGCCCCGTCACCGTCCTGTCGCCCAAGCCGCTCGGCACCGGCGCGTCGTCTGCCTGGGCGCAAGGGGGCGTCGCCGCCGCCATCGGCAAGGACGACAGCCCCCATGCCCACGCCCAGGACACCGAGATGGCCGGCGCCGGCATCGTCGATCACGGCATTGCCACCAGCGTCACCGCCGAGGCGGTTGCCCGCATTGAGGATCTGGCGCGCTGGGGCACGCCATTCGATCGGGACGATTTCGGTAATTTCGAGCTCGGCCGGGAAGCGGCCCATTCCGCCAACCGTATCGTCAAGGTCGAGGGCGACCGTGCCGGCTGGGCCATCATGCAGGCCATCATCGCCCAGGTCCGCAACACCCCCTCCATCCGCGTCGTCGAGGGCATCACCGCCCTCAGCCTTGCGCGCGAAAACGGTCGGGTCGTCGGCGTCTATTGCCGGCGGCTGGGCGATCGCTATTCCGAGCCGGTGTTCATCCGCGCCCGCGCCACGATCCTGGCGGCCGGGGGCCTGGGCGGGCTTTATGCCGTCACCACCAATCCACCGGGCGTCCGGGGCCACGCCATGGGCATGGCTGCCCGCGCCGGTGCCGTCATCGCCGATCCCGAATTCGTCCAGTTCCACCCCACCGCCATCCTCACCCATGCCGATCCGGCTCCGCTGGCCACCGAGGCCCTGCGCGGGGAAGGCGCGATCCTGCTCAACGATCTGGGCGAGCGCTTCATGCCCGCCATCCATCCCGATGCCGAGCTCGCCCCCCGCGACATCGTCGCCCGCGCCAATTTCCGCCAGATCCAGTCCGGCCGGCAGGTCTTTCTCGATACGCGCACGGTTCTGGGCGCAGACATCCTCACCCGCTTTCCCACCGTCAGCACCTATTGCCGCGATGCCGGCATCGACCCGGTCACCCAGATGATCCCGGTCACCCCCGCCGCGCATTTCCACATGGGCGGCGTCAAGGTCGACGAGCGCGGCCGCTCTTCCCTGCCGGGCCTTTGGGTCTGCGGCGAGGCCAGCTGCACGGGCCTGCACGGCGCCAATCGCCTGGCCTCCAATTCCCTGCTCGAGGCAGTGGTCTATGGCGCCCGCATTGCCGAGGATATCGGCGGGCTCGAACCCGCCCGCGACCTCGCTCCCTTCAAGGGCATCGAATGGGACGAAGAGGAAGGCAACCGCGCCGAGACCGTCCTGCGCAATACCCGTGCCGTCCAGGACCTGCGCGGGCTGATGACCGATCTCGTCGGGGTCGAGCGCGATGCCGATGGCCTGCGCCAGGCCCTGCGCCGCATCGCCGATCTCGAAGCCCATGCCGAGCAGGTCACCAGCGCCTATCTCAACATGACGACGTCGGCCACCCTGGTCGCCGCCGCCGCCCTCCAGCGCACCGAAAGCCGCGGCGGCCATTTCCGCACCGACTTCCCCGAGCCGAGCGAAAGCTGGGAACACCACACGGAAATGACACTGGCCGAGGCGCTCGCCATCCGCGCCGAAGCCGGCTAG
- a CDS encoding fumarylacetoacetate hydrolase family protein, translating to MKLLRVGAKGAEKPAIIAEDGSIRDLSGVVSDIGGIALTPEGMARIRATDIDLLPRLDAGERIGPCVANVGKFICIGLNYADHAAETGAKIPDEPIIFMKATSAIIGPNDDVIIPKNAIKPDWEVELGIVIGKEARYVDQDNALDHVAGYCLINDISERHFQTERGGTWDKGKGCDTFGPIGPWLVTTDEVPDPQNLGMWLEVDGKRYQNGSTRTMIFGIAHVVSYVSQFMSLQPGDIISTGTPPGVGMGVKPEAVWLKPGNVMRLGIDGLGEQTQNVRAYGA from the coding sequence ATGAAACTGCTTCGCGTCGGTGCCAAGGGCGCCGAAAAGCCTGCCATCATCGCTGAAGACGGTTCCATCCGCGACCTCTCCGGCGTGGTTTCCGACATCGGCGGCATCGCGCTGACGCCGGAAGGCATGGCCCGCATCCGGGCAACCGATATCGACCTGCTGCCGCGCCTCGACGCCGGCGAGCGCATCGGCCCCTGCGTCGCCAATGTCGGCAAGTTCATCTGCATCGGGCTTAACTATGCCGACCACGCGGCCGAAACCGGTGCCAAGATTCCCGATGAGCCGATCATCTTCATGAAGGCCACCAGCGCCATTATCGGCCCCAATGACGATGTCATCATTCCCAAGAACGCTATCAAGCCCGACTGGGAAGTCGAGCTCGGCATCGTCATCGGCAAGGAAGCCCGCTATGTCGATCAGGACAACGCGCTCGACCATGTCGCTGGCTATTGCCTCATCAACGACATTTCCGAGCGGCACTTCCAGACCGAGCGCGGCGGCACCTGGGACAAGGGCAAGGGCTGCGATACCTTCGGTCCCATCGGCCCCTGGCTTGTGACCACCGACGAGGTTCCCGATCCGCAGAACCTGGGCATGTGGCTGGAAGTCGACGGCAAGCGCTACCAGAACGGCTCCACCCGCACCATGATCTTCGGCATCGCCCATGTGGTGTCCTATGTCAGCCAGTTCATGAGCCTGCAGCCGGGCGACATTATCTCCACCGGCACCCCGCCGGGCGTCGGCATGGGCGTCAAGCCCGAAGCCGTCTGGCTCAAGCCGGGCAATGTCATGCGCCTGGGCATAGACGGGCTGGGCGAGCAGACCCAGAATGTCAGGGCCTATGGCGCCTGA
- a CDS encoding thioredoxin family protein: MMTRRHFLAGLAGTALVAALARPSMALMIVPYTGAEYDALVQSGEPFLVNFRASWCGTCAAQQRVLDALQQESAAYADIPILRVDWDEYGDGELARSLAIPRRSTLVLMRGTSELGRLVAETRKDRISALLDLASS; the protein is encoded by the coding sequence ATGATGACCCGTCGACATTTTCTGGCCGGCCTTGCCGGCACCGCGCTGGTCGCCGCACTGGCCCGCCCCAGCATGGCGCTGATGATCGTGCCCTATACGGGCGCCGAATATGATGCGCTCGTGCAAAGCGGGGAGCCGTTCCTGGTCAATTTCCGCGCCAGCTGGTGCGGCACGTGCGCGGCCCAGCAAAGGGTGCTCGATGCCCTGCAGCAGGAAAGCGCCGCCTATGCCGATATTCCGATCCTGCGGGTGGACTGGGACGAATATGGCGATGGCGAGCTGGCGCGCAGCCTTGCCATCCCCCGCCGCTCGACGCTGGTGCTGATGCGCGGCACCAGCGAATTGGGGCGGCTGGTGGCCGAGACGCGCAAGGACCGGATCAGCGCGCTGCTCGACCTCGCAAGCTCTTGA
- a CDS encoding UxaA family hydrolase, with protein sequence MTETMTRPPEGKTLVLNSADNIAVALANLEVGTQTAQNVAIVRRVPRGHKFATKGIGAGEAVVKFGQIIGFAKEAIPPGDWVHEHNCGMGGPDGSLTHDYAFAEGALPVDFVPVAQRATFEGYRRANGDVGTRNYIGILTSVNCSATVAKFMAEAINRSGILADYPEIDGVIPFVHGTGCAMDLQGEGYQIFRRTQWGYTSNPNLGAALLVGLGCEGFQIDRMKQAYNLEETDTFQTMTIQEIGGTQKMIDWGVERIKAMLPVAAKARRETVDASHLTLALQCGGSDGYSGITANPALGVAADLLVRHGGTAILSETPEIYGAEHLLTRRAASRDVGEKLIERIHWWEKYTSRNGGEMNNNPSPGNKLGGLTTILEKSLGAAAKGGTSPLNAVYKYAEKVTEKGFVFMDTPGFDPVSATGQVAGGANILAFTTGRGSAYGCKPVPSIKLATNSDIYGRMQDDMDINCGDIVEGVSIADKGQEIFDLLLRVASGEKTKSEALGYGDNEFVPWQVGAVM encoded by the coding sequence ATGACCGAGACCATGACCCGCCCGCCAGAGGGCAAAACGCTGGTCCTCAATTCTGCCGACAATATCGCCGTCGCGCTGGCGAACCTGGAGGTCGGCACGCAGACCGCCCAGAACGTCGCCATCGTCCGGCGGGTGCCGCGCGGGCACAAGTTCGCCACGAAAGGGATCGGGGCAGGGGAAGCGGTGGTCAAGTTCGGGCAGATCATCGGCTTTGCCAAGGAAGCCATTCCCCCGGGCGACTGGGTGCACGAGCACAATTGCGGCATGGGCGGGCCGGACGGATCGCTGACCCATGATTATGCCTTTGCCGAAGGCGCCCTGCCGGTCGACTTCGTGCCGGTGGCGCAAAGAGCCACGTTCGAAGGCTATCGCCGCGCCAATGGCGATGTGGGCACGCGCAATTATATCGGCATCCTGACCTCGGTGAACTGCTCTGCCACCGTGGCCAAGTTCATGGCCGAAGCCATCAACCGCTCCGGTATTCTCGCGGATTATCCCGAGATCGATGGCGTCATCCCGTTCGTGCACGGCACCGGCTGCGCCATGGACCTGCAGGGCGAGGGCTACCAGATCTTCCGGCGGACCCAATGGGGCTACACGTCCAACCCCAATCTAGGGGCGGCGCTGCTGGTGGGCCTGGGCTGCGAGGGCTTCCAGATCGACCGGATGAAGCAGGCCTATAATCTCGAGGAAACCGATACCTTCCAGACCATGACGATCCAGGAGATCGGCGGGACGCAGAAGATGATCGACTGGGGCGTCGAGCGCATCAAGGCCATGTTGCCGGTGGCGGCCAAGGCGCGGCGCGAAACGGTTGACGCGAGCCACCTGACGCTGGCGCTGCAATGCGGCGGTTCGGACGGCTATTCGGGGATCACCGCCAATCCGGCATTGGGGGTGGCGGCCGATCTGCTCGTGCGCCATGGCGGTACGGCGATCCTGTCGGAAACACCGGAAATCTATGGCGCCGAACACCTTTTGACCCGGCGCGCCGCATCGCGCGATGTCGGCGAGAAGCTGATCGAGCGCATCCATTGGTGGGAAAAGTACACGAGCCGCAATGGCGGGGAGATGAACAACAATCCCTCGCCGGGCAACAAGCTCGGGGGACTGACCACCATCCTCGAAAAGTCGCTGGGCGCGGCAGCCAAGGGCGGCACGAGCCCGCTCAACGCGGTCTATAAATATGCCGAAAAGGTCACCGAAAAGGGGTTCGTGTTCATGGACACGCCGGGCTTCGATCCCGTGTCGGCCACTGGACAGGTGGCGGGCGGCGCCAATATCCTGGCTTTCACCACCGGACGCGGCTCGGCCTATGGCTGCAAGCCGGTGCCCTCGATCAAGCTCGCGACCAATTCGGATATCTATGGCCGCATGCAGGACGACATGGATATCAATTGCGGCGATATCGTCGAGGGTGTGTCCATCGCGGACAAGGGACAGGAGATTTTCGATCTCCTGCTGCGCGTGGCATCGGGCGAAAAGACCAAGTCCGAGGCCTTGGGCTATGGCGACAACGAATTCGTGCCCTGGCAGGTCGGCGCGGTGATGTAG
- a CDS encoding cytochrome c biogenesis CcdA family protein: MLDLVLAYAAGLLTLINPCVLPLLPLIGASALARHPLAPLAMAGGMAASFTLAGMGAFALTRALGLPQDAITLAAGWFMLAFGLVTLTPPLQAQFSRLAGATASGSTRLLGQVEGRGLWGEAAAGALLGLAWSPCIGPTLGGAIGLAAQGENLVHAGAIMGFFALGSASIVLALAYGTRAALSSRRTTLMLLAPHAKTVLGVSLVVVGLAVILRIDRMLEALALEVLPSWLIDLSVSL; this comes from the coding sequence GTGCTCGATCTGGTGCTGGCCTATGCGGCGGGTCTGCTGACCCTGATCAATCCCTGCGTCCTGCCGTTGCTGCCCCTGATCGGGGCCAGCGCGCTGGCCCGGCATCCGCTTGCGCCACTGGCGATGGCGGGCGGCATGGCGGCCAGCTTTACCCTTGCCGGAATGGGCGCCTTTGCGCTGACGCGGGCGCTGGGCCTGCCACAGGACGCGATCACCCTTGCCGCCGGCTGGTTCATGCTGGCCTTCGGTCTTGTTACGCTCACCCCGCCGCTCCAGGCCCAGTTTTCACGGCTTGCCGGCGCCACGGCCTCCGGCAGCACGCGGCTCCTGGGGCAGGTGGAAGGCCGGGGATTGTGGGGTGAGGCGGCGGCCGGCGCGCTTTTGGGCCTTGCCTGGTCGCCCTGCATCGGGCCGACGCTGGGCGGCGCCATCGGGCTGGCCGCGCAGGGCGAAAACCTGGTTCATGCCGGGGCGATCATGGGCTTTTTCGCCCTCGGTTCGGCTAGCATCGTGCTGGCTTTGGCCTATGGCACCCGCGCCGCCCTGTCGAGCCGACGCACGACGCTGATGCTGCTGGCGCCCCATGCCAAGACGGTATTGGGGGTCAGCCTCGTCGTCGTTGGGCTGGCGGTGATCCTGCGGATCGACCGCATGCTCGAAGCCCTGGCGCTCGAGGTCCTGCCCAGCTGGCTCATCGATCTTTCCGTCAGTCTTTAA
- a CDS encoding TRAP transporter small permease subunit: protein MQGLAALVRGISAINWLVGQVLSWLALVCVLVCFAVVVQRYFFHTSTLWMQDLYVWVSGAMFTGVAGFALLRQDHVRVDIFYRPSSVRRKAIADLVGVILFLIPFMVVVWLYTFPAVRRSWGFYEASANIGGMPGLFILKTFILVFAVLVGLQGLAMAARSILVLSGKEELLPPTLRYEAEKGHG from the coding sequence TTGCAAGGGCTCGCCGCGCTGGTCCGAGGGATCAGCGCCATCAACTGGCTTGTGGGCCAGGTTCTGTCGTGGCTCGCACTCGTCTGCGTGCTGGTCTGCTTCGCCGTCGTGGTGCAGCGTTACTTCTTTCACACCTCGACCCTGTGGATGCAGGACCTCTATGTCTGGGTCTCCGGCGCCATGTTTACCGGGGTGGCCGGCTTTGCCCTGCTGCGTCAGGATCACGTGCGCGTCGATATCTTCTATCGTCCGTCATCGGTGCGCCGCAAAGCGATTGCCGACCTTGTCGGCGTGATCCTCTTCCTCATTCCCTTCATGGTCGTCGTCTGGCTCTATACATTCCCCGCCGTCCGGCGGTCCTGGGGCTTTTATGAAGCCTCGGCCAATATCGGCGGCATGCCGGGCCTCTTCATTCTGAAGACTTTCATCCTGGTCTTTGCGGTTCTGGTCGGGCTGCAGGGCCTGGCCATGGCCGCGCGGTCCATCCTGGTCCTCAGCGGCAAGGAAGAGCTGCTGCCTCCCACGCTGCGTTACGAAGCCGAAAAGGGGCATGGCTGA
- a CDS encoding GntR family transcriptional regulator: protein MKTEAGPYDFLPAAGTFSRGSVTQDVTNTLRQAIVTLALPPGASLDKSAICSQLGVSRFPVSEALARLAEEGLVDIAPQRGSTVSLVRIADVREYMLIRKGLESEALRVLIGKHDDEVIAALHANMAAQREAAGRDDAEAFHQIDVDFHDIIFRRMRLSKVKAIIDRARSNLDRARRLIITPRRLALTIAEHQAIFDGILAADAAQAIAAIRAHIDAVMVELFAFAAERPGLFADGAEFTPDTDDFPFG, encoded by the coding sequence ATGAAAACGGAAGCCGGTCCCTATGACTTTCTGCCCGCTGCGGGCACTTTTTCGCGCGGCAGCGTCACCCAGGACGTCACCAACACCCTGCGTCAGGCCATCGTCACCCTGGCCCTGCCACCCGGCGCCAGCCTCGACAAGTCGGCGATTTGCAGCCAATTGGGCGTGTCGCGTTTTCCGGTCAGCGAAGCGCTGGCGCGCCTTGCCGAAGAAGGCTTGGTCGACATCGCGCCTCAGCGCGGCTCTACCGTATCACTGGTGCGCATTGCCGATGTCCGCGAATACATGCTCATCCGCAAGGGACTGGAAAGCGAGGCGCTGCGCGTCCTCATCGGCAAGCACGACGACGAGGTCATCGCGGCCCTTCACGCCAATATGGCGGCCCAAAGGGAAGCGGCCGGACGCGACGATGCCGAGGCCTTCCACCAGATCGACGTCGACTTCCACGACATCATTTTCCGCCGTATGCGCCTTTCCAAGGTCAAAGCCATCATCGACCGGGCCCGCTCCAATCTCGACCGGGCACGCCGCCTCATCATCACCCCGCGCCGGCTGGCGCTGACCATTGCCGAGCATCAGGCCATTTTCGACGGTATCCTGGCCGCCGACGCCGCCCAGGCCATTGCCGCCATTCGTGCTCATATAGACGCCGTCATGGTCGAGCTCTTCGCCTTCGCCGCCGAGCGGCCGGGCCTGTTCGCCGATGGCGCTGAATTCACGCCCGATACCGACGATTTCCCGTTCGGCTGA
- a CDS encoding TRAP transporter large permease codes for MDPVLLGEILSALMFFGVIGVLMLGFPVAFSLAGTALLFGLVGWWLGIYDPSNYGSLAGRYIGLMTNEVLVAVPLFIFMGVILERSGIAEQLLLTMGKLFGNLRGGLGLSVIVVGALLAASTGVVGATVVTMGLISLPAMLRAGYDPKLASGVICASGTLGQIIPPSTVLIFMGDMLSGINAQVQMSKGNFAPEPVSVGALFAGAIIPGLLLVGLYSLFMIYKAVTDPQSCPATPVPEAERAGLMREVIVALLPPLLLIIAVLGSILAGVATPTEAASVGSVGAMILAVLRGRLGLGVLRQAVISTATITSMVFIILFGAAVFSIVFRMMGGDNLVHEFLSSMPGGAIGAMIIVMLIMFLLGFILDTFEIIFIVIPITAPVLLALDVNPIWLGVMVGVNLQTSFLTPPFGFSLFYLRGVAPARVSTGMIYKGAFPFVMLQLVALVLLFAFPQLITWLPSILYN; via the coding sequence ATGGATCCCGTTCTCCTGGGCGAAATTCTCTCCGCCCTCATGTTCTTCGGCGTGATCGGCGTGCTCATGCTGGGCTTTCCGGTGGCGTTTTCGCTCGCCGGCACGGCGCTCCTCTTCGGCCTCGTCGGCTGGTGGCTGGGCATCTACGACCCGTCCAATTACGGATCTCTCGCCGGCCGCTATATCGGTCTGATGACCAATGAAGTGCTGGTGGCTGTGCCGCTCTTCATCTTCATGGGCGTCATTCTCGAGCGCTCCGGCATCGCCGAGCAATTGCTGCTCACCATGGGCAAGCTCTTCGGCAATCTGCGCGGCGGCCTCGGCCTGTCCGTCATCGTCGTGGGTGCGCTGCTGGCCGCGTCCACCGGCGTGGTCGGCGCCACCGTGGTCACCATGGGCCTGATCTCGCTGCCCGCCATGCTGCGGGCGGGCTATGATCCCAAGCTTGCCTCCGGCGTCATCTGCGCCTCGGGCACGCTGGGCCAGATCATTCCGCCCTCCACCGTCCTTATTTTCATGGGCGACATGCTTTCGGGCATCAATGCCCAGGTGCAGATGAGCAAGGGCAATTTCGCGCCCGAGCCGGTCTCGGTGGGCGCCCTGTTTGCCGGCGCCATCATTCCCGGCCTGCTCCTCGTCGGGCTCTATTCCCTGTTCATGATCTACAAGGCCGTCACCGATCCGCAATCCTGCCCGGCAACGCCGGTTCCGGAAGCAGAGCGCGCCGGCCTGATGCGCGAAGTGATCGTGGCCTTGCTGCCCCCGCTCCTCCTCATCATTGCCGTTCTCGGCTCGATCCTGGCGGGTGTTGCCACCCCGACCGAAGCGGCTTCCGTGGGCTCGGTCGGCGCCATGATCCTGGCCGTGCTGCGCGGCAGGCTGGGTCTGGGCGTGCTGCGGCAGGCGGTGATCTCCACCGCAACCATCACGTCCATGGTGTTCATCATCCTCTTTGGCGCGGCAGTGTTCTCCATCGTCTTCCGCATGATGGGCGGCGACAATCTGGTGCACGAATTCCTTTCGTCCATGCCGGGTGGCGCCATCGGGGCCATGATCATCGTCATGCTGATCATGTTCCTGCTCGGCTTCATCCTCGACACTTTCGAGATCATCTTCATCGTCATCCCGATCACCGCTCCGGTGCTGCTGGCGCTTGACGTGAACCCGATCTGGCTGGGTGTCATGGTGGGCGTGAACCTGCAAACCAGCTTCCTCACCCCGCCCTTCGGCTTCTCGCTGTTCTATCTGCGCGGCGTGGCTCCGGCCCGGGTGTCGACCGGCATGATCTACAAGGGTGCCTTCCCCTTCGTGATGCTGCAGCTCGTGGCTTTGGTCCTGCTCTTCGCCTTCCCGCAGCTCATCACCTGGTTGCCGAGCATACTCTACAACTAG
- a CDS encoding carbohydrate kinase family protein has translation MFVVGGESLIDLVPVSSAADAERVALAGGSPFNCAIALSKLGHETGFLCPISADQYGDLLLKPLAEAGVAVLLDERVDAPTTKAIVTFNDKMQASYVFERGADRAFTREGLIAALPRQVALYQIGGFCPILETDADVWRAVVSEAAARGATISIDINVREKLVDDEAGYRARLSDFLDMAHIVKLSEEDHEWLVPGQSIEAYAAELLKRPHCALVVVTLGEQGSRAFSRAGKGEAPIYAPPVFGDTVGAGDSLMAGILTWLSEADALGPDALAALNDEQLSAMLGFGAVVAGINCGRKGCQPPTRDEVDAVLAQ, from the coding sequence ATGTTTGTCGTTGGCGGGGAAAGCCTGATCGATCTTGTGCCAGTATCGTCCGCGGCAGATGCCGAGCGGGTGGCGCTGGCGGGTGGATCGCCATTCAATTGCGCCATTGCGCTGAGCAAGCTGGGGCACGAAACCGGGTTCCTGTGCCCGATCAGCGCCGATCAATATGGGGACCTGCTGCTCAAACCACTGGCCGAGGCGGGCGTCGCGGTGCTGCTGGACGAACGGGTCGATGCGCCGACCACCAAGGCGATCGTGACGTTCAACGACAAGATGCAGGCATCCTATGTGTTCGAGCGCGGCGCCGACCGCGCCTTTACGCGCGAAGGTCTGATCGCGGCCCTGCCCCGGCAGGTGGCACTCTACCAGATCGGGGGATTCTGCCCGATCCTGGAGACAGACGCCGATGTGTGGCGGGCCGTAGTGAGCGAAGCGGCGGCGCGCGGCGCCACGATCTCCATCGACATCAATGTGCGCGAAAAGCTGGTGGACGACGAGGCGGGCTACCGGGCGCGTCTCTCGGATTTTCTCGACATGGCCCACATCGTCAAGCTGTCCGAGGAAGACCATGAATGGCTGGTGCCCGGCCAATCCATCGAGGCCTATGCCGCCGAGCTGCTCAAGCGGCCCCATTGCGCGCTCGTCGTCGTGACGCTGGGGGAGCAGGGCAGCCGCGCCTTTTCGCGCGCCGGGAAAGGCGAGGCCCCGATCTATGCTCCGCCGGTCTTCGGGGACACGGTGGGCGCCGGCGACAGCCTGATGGCCGGTATCCTCACCTGGCTGAGCGAAGCCGATGCGCTGGGCCCGGATGCCCTGGCAGCGCTCAATGACGAGCAATTGAGCGCCATGCTGGGGTTCGGGGCCGTGGTGGCCGGCATCAATTGCGGGCGCAAGGGCTGCCAGCCGCCGACCCGGGATGAAGTCGACGCCGTATTGGCGCAGTAA
- a CDS encoding c-type cytochrome translates to MKKRFVAFGALAILGVAAVVYFLKPVSGPARDLTLVGDVDRGNYLIRLGGCVACHTNHQAETGFLAGGYGLETQFGTFVPPNITSDPEAGIGAWTLAQFSDAMSNGMGPQGHLYPAFPYENYTLMSDQEIVDLYAALMATEPVSTPSAENQVPFPFNIRLLMAGWQNLFFSPGRFEPEAGQSDIYNRGKYLAYGPAHCIACHTPRNALGALEWDQAFAGSPGGTGGRAPAINAAALIEEGYDVETLVQTLKDGFTPGFDVLGGSMGEVISDSTSHWSDDDLTALATYLLTE, encoded by the coding sequence ATGAAAAAGCGGTTTGTTGCATTTGGGGCGCTGGCCATCCTGGGGGTCGCCGCGGTGGTGTATTTCCTCAAGCCGGTCAGCGGGCCGGCGCGCGACCTGACGCTGGTGGGCGATGTCGATCGCGGCAATTACCTGATCCGCCTGGGCGGGTGCGTGGCCTGCCACACCAATCACCAGGCGGAGACGGGATTCCTCGCTGGCGGCTACGGACTGGAGACGCAGTTCGGCACCTTTGTTCCGCCCAATATCACCTCGGACCCCGAAGCCGGTATCGGCGCCTGGACGCTGGCGCAGTTTTCGGATGCGATGAGCAATGGCATGGGGCCGCAGGGGCATCTCTACCCGGCTTTTCCCTATGAGAATTATACGCTGATGAGCGACCAGGAGATCGTCGATCTCTATGCGGCGCTGATGGCGACCGAACCGGTCAGCACGCCTTCGGCCGAAAACCAGGTGCCGTTCCCGTTCAATATCCGGTTGCTGATGGCCGGGTGGCAGAATCTTTTCTTCTCGCCGGGCCGGTTCGAACCGGAAGCAGGGCAGTCGGACATCTACAATCGCGGCAAATACCTCGCCTATGGGCCGGCCCATTGCATTGCCTGTCACACGCCGCGCAATGCGCTCGGCGCCCTGGAGTGGGATCAGGCCTTTGCCGGATCGCCCGGCGGCACGGGCGGGCGGGCGCCGGCCATTAATGCGGCGGCGCTGATCGAAGAGGGCTATGACGTCGAAACGCTGGTGCAGACGCTCAAGGACGGATTTACCCCCGGCTTTGACGTGCTGGGCGGCTCGATGGGCGAGGTGATCTCCGATTCCACCTCGCACTGGAGCGATGACGACCTGACGGCGCTGGCGACGTATCTATTGACCGAATAG
- a CDS encoding RbsD/FucU family protein → MLKLIPPILGPDLLAALRAMGHGDEIVIVDANFPAEFLGPDVHRADGLSATAMLDAILTLLPLDDFVDEAAIGMQVVGNAQERPPIFGEFETILARHEPGRRFSAIERYAFYDRARQAAAIVQTGEARLYGNIILKKGVIRPVG, encoded by the coding sequence ATGCTCAAGTTGATACCGCCCATTCTCGGTCCCGATCTGCTGGCGGCCCTGCGCGCCATGGGCCATGGCGACGAAATCGTCATCGTCGATGCCAACTTTCCCGCCGAGTTCCTGGGCCCCGACGTGCACCGCGCCGATGGCCTTTCGGCCACCGCCATGCTCGACGCCATCCTGACGCTGCTGCCGCTCGACGATTTCGTCGACGAGGCCGCCATCGGCATGCAGGTGGTCGGCAATGCCCAGGAGCGTCCCCCCATATTCGGCGAGTTCGAAACCATCCTCGCCCGTCACGAGCCCGGCCGGCGCTTTTCCGCCATCGAGCGCTATGCCTTCTACGACCGGGCGCGCCAGGCCGCAGCCATCGTCCAGACCGGCGAGGCGCGGCTTTACGGCAACATCATTCTCAAGAAGGGCGTCATCCGACCCGTCGGCTGA